One genomic region from Metallosphaera tengchongensis encodes:
- a CDS encoding peroxiredoxin yields the protein MKIKVGDIAPDFEGVNENGEKIKLSSLRGKYVVLYFYPKDDTPGCRAEALSFKENWDEVVKRGAVILGVSGDSPESHRKFKEKYGLPFSLISDEGDRIRELYGAKGFLIPGRVTFVIDPEGKVRLVYSSQMNPTSHVKEVLKVLPIPEKR from the coding sequence ATGAAAATTAAAGTCGGGGACATTGCTCCAGACTTCGAGGGTGTGAACGAGAACGGCGAAAAGATAAAGCTTTCGAGCCTTAGGGGGAAATACGTAGTGCTCTACTTTTACCCTAAGGACGACACACCAGGTTGCAGGGCAGAGGCGCTAAGCTTCAAGGAAAACTGGGACGAGGTTGTTAAGAGGGGGGCAGTGATCTTAGGGGTCAGCGGAGACTCTCCTGAGTCCCACAGGAAGTTCAAGGAGAAGTACGGGCTCCCTTTCTCCTTAATCAGTGATGAGGGTGACAGAATAAGGGAGCTTTATGGAGCTAAGGGCTTCCTAATCCCTGGGAGGGTAACCTTTGTAATTGACCCTGAAGGTAAGGTCAGGCTGGTCTACTCCTCCCAGATGAACCCGACCTCTCACGTCAAGGAAGTCCTGAAGGTGCTGCCAATCCCTGAAAAAAGGTAA
- a CDS encoding MFS transporter: MDKWTREGKLALTSQFLGFMLDAYDLLFVSALTPYIQYNILPKNLSGLLGYFVTLAIGLGLTLIGRPLGSAIFGNFGDKWGRRKTLMVTILGFSIMSALIGLLPTYKILGLLAPTLFAIFRFVEGVFIGGEYAAGHPFAIEFAPDKWRGLASGIAQGAFSWGVAIGAAVVYAISSLLGEKAMYDYGWRLVFFTGLIPAAVALGIRYISSDTPVFEKVKEEGKIEKIPFFSIFKPPTLFTFINVFVLMTGLFFSSYSLFDFATGIMTQAGLSPSQASLYYSLAGVIAAVSATLWGVSSDFMGRKKSFLVAAVVTFVLAVPGAYALYLGASTASVGMLVLGASLIGWLTQWPWGLVPVYLSERFKANERSSGVGFGYSSGVFITAWMPIYSIYLSKYFVGIEGKDPWFIASFFLMLASILYGVAAAVGPETKNVDLTQVGERVK; the protein is encoded by the coding sequence ATGGACAAGTGGACTAGAGAAGGAAAGCTTGCCCTAACTTCCCAATTTTTAGGTTTCATGTTAGATGCGTACGATTTATTATTTGTTTCCGCATTAACGCCTTATATACAATATAATATCCTCCCGAAGAATTTATCTGGCCTACTGGGGTACTTCGTGACCTTAGCTATAGGCCTAGGTCTGACCCTCATAGGGCGACCTTTAGGGAGTGCAATATTTGGGAACTTTGGTGACAAGTGGGGCCGGAGGAAGACCCTCATGGTCACGATCTTGGGATTTTCCATAATGAGCGCGTTAATAGGGCTTCTTCCAACTTACAAGATACTGGGCTTACTAGCACCTACCCTATTTGCCATATTTAGGTTTGTTGAGGGGGTTTTCATAGGGGGCGAGTACGCTGCAGGACATCCCTTCGCCATAGAGTTCGCGCCAGATAAGTGGAGGGGGCTAGCCAGTGGTATAGCCCAAGGAGCGTTCTCTTGGGGAGTTGCTATCGGGGCTGCAGTAGTGTACGCAATATCCTCTCTGTTGGGTGAGAAAGCTATGTACGACTACGGATGGAGACTGGTCTTCTTCACGGGGCTCATTCCAGCTGCGGTAGCTTTAGGCATTAGATACATCTCCAGCGACACTCCTGTATTTGAAAAAGTCAAGGAAGAAGGAAAAATAGAAAAGATTCCTTTCTTCTCAATTTTCAAGCCACCGACCCTGTTTACTTTCATTAACGTGTTCGTCCTTATGACAGGACTTTTCTTCAGTTCCTACTCACTCTTCGATTTCGCAACTGGTATTATGACTCAAGCTGGGCTCTCTCCCTCCCAAGCATCGCTCTATTACTCGTTAGCTGGTGTAATCGCTGCAGTGAGCGCCACATTGTGGGGTGTATCTTCTGATTTCATGGGGAGGAAGAAGTCCTTCCTAGTAGCTGCCGTCGTCACTTTCGTCCTGGCTGTCCCTGGGGCTTACGCTCTTTACTTGGGAGCGTCGACAGCTAGCGTGGGAATGTTAGTTCTCGGAGCTTCACTCATAGGCTGGCTTACGCAGTGGCCTTGGGGACTCGTCCCAGTCTATCTGTCCGAGAGGTTTAAGGCCAACGAGAGGTCAAGTGGGGTCGGCTTCGGATACAGCTCTGGGGTTTTCATAACGGCCTGGATGCCCATCTACTCCATTTACCTCTCCAAGTACTTCGTGGGGATTGAAGGGAAGGATCCTTGGTTTATAGCTTCTTTCTTCCTAATGCTCGCTTCAATACTCTACGGGGTCGCAGCTGCAGTTGGACCAGAGACTAAGAACGTGGACCTAACACAGGTGGGTGAGAGAGTTAAATAA
- a CDS encoding glycosyltransferase family 4 protein: MKILAVVDFGLNERSGGYQRNLEIMGRLPKLAKVNIVPSIRNLSYAFNYGRKGELVSVLKGLNSTSGELMDNIRDSNSVEEFESRLRKEEYDVAVVYSNSSENVRLARKITDAPLGVQLQLEPFYLRDSTLFRIKFRGPTGRALEKFERALRESRREREVWLRLISEGNLNFAISVSRIPLLNSGLDSYLPYEVPSPANALPEGIMKFREDEKEDFAVYFTRLIPEKGLFEVPIIWKRVNERRDVRLYVMGEFQDERDKVDFLNMVDRLKVNVEYLGFKEGEDLYRVVSRARFTLYPSHYDSFSLVVLESLGLKTPVLAYRTQAMMEIFGEERGVVKIEEDNIKGMAEAALRLNAEVGEGFVRKFLSWDRVVEAELMSIMRIRNFILR, encoded by the coding sequence TTGAAAATTCTTGCCGTTGTCGACTTCGGCTTGAACGAGAGAAGTGGGGGATATCAAAGGAATCTAGAGATAATGGGCAGGCTCCCAAAGCTCGCCAAAGTTAACATAGTTCCCTCCATTAGAAACCTCTCTTACGCCTTTAATTACGGTAGGAAGGGGGAATTGGTCTCCGTCCTGAAAGGTCTGAACTCCACATCTGGGGAGCTCATGGACAACATAAGGGATTCCAACTCCGTTGAGGAGTTTGAGTCACGCTTAAGGAAGGAGGAGTACGACGTCGCGGTCGTCTACAGCAACTCCTCCGAGAACGTGAGACTTGCCAGAAAAATTACTGACGCCCCTTTGGGGGTACAACTTCAACTCGAGCCCTTCTATCTAAGGGACTCGACCCTCTTTAGGATAAAGTTCAGGGGCCCTACCGGGCGAGCCCTGGAGAAGTTCGAAAGGGCTCTTAGGGAATCCAGAAGGGAGAGAGAGGTATGGCTCCGCCTAATTTCTGAGGGAAACCTGAACTTCGCGATCTCGGTGAGCAGAATCCCTCTCCTGAACTCAGGCCTAGACTCCTACCTACCGTACGAGGTCCCCTCCCCAGCCAACGCCTTACCGGAGGGGATAATGAAGTTCAGGGAGGACGAAAAGGAGGACTTCGCGGTATACTTCACTAGGCTTATCCCAGAGAAGGGACTTTTTGAGGTCCCCATCATCTGGAAGAGGGTGAACGAGAGGAGGGACGTGAGGCTCTACGTCATGGGGGAGTTCCAAGACGAGAGGGACAAGGTGGACTTCCTGAACATGGTGGACAGGCTCAAGGTTAATGTTGAATACTTGGGCTTCAAGGAGGGGGAGGACCTATATAGGGTAGTGTCGAGGGCAAGGTTTACGTTGTACCCTTCACATTACGATAGTTTTTCCCTAGTCGTTTTAGAGTCACTTGGTCTTAAAACGCCAGTGTTGGCTTACAGGACCCAAGCGATGATGGAAATCTTTGGAGAGGAGAGGGGAGTGGTAAAGATAGAGGAGGACAATATCAAGGGGATGGCTGAGGCCGCGTTAAGGTTGAACGCAGAAGTAGGGGAGGGATTCGTGCGGAAGTTTCTCTCGTGGGACAGGGTCGTTGAAGCCGAGCTTATGTCCATAATGAGGATAAGAAACTTTATTCTCCGTTAA
- a CDS encoding nitric oxide response protein — translation MKLSNLALLIEGISFLLIGGIPAVFNFMDMQGFPYPLPTSLFNAHWIVMVYGFFLTLIGNEILVALSNEWRGRPAPKVYIAVTGVSALIAVIMSELNLIPYSLYVLLLPIGTLIFYSRVYLSPSKLGLKPTTYNYLLFITLIITVFVISFQTVMDIPWVSLVFPSLTIFAIMSRDIGLVFGGKKINGEEMTLAYLSLLLGIVTYPTYASSLFLFLSWVFSLHGSGILRSKGRLYPRVSLSIAWTWLLLSSLFSLLSYDAFVHSIAVGFLFDTVFGVDAVLMDMLIGISGKRLSIRPSYLPIILLNIGLSMRIAYDLGISSSLFIASAPLQGIGILSFYLNVFRQVLPQLKSSV, via the coding sequence ATGAAGCTTAGCAACTTAGCTCTTTTAATTGAAGGAATATCATTCCTCCTGATTGGGGGGATTCCGGCAGTCTTTAACTTCATGGATATGCAGGGGTTTCCCTATCCCTTACCAACTTCGCTTTTCAACGCTCACTGGATAGTCATGGTGTACGGGTTCTTCCTAACCCTGATTGGAAACGAAATCCTGGTAGCGTTGAGCAACGAATGGAGAGGGAGACCTGCTCCCAAGGTCTACATAGCGGTGACTGGGGTCTCAGCTCTGATAGCAGTGATAATGTCTGAGCTTAACCTAATTCCTTACAGTTTGTACGTTCTATTATTACCCATCGGAACGCTCATTTTCTACTCTAGGGTTTATCTCTCCCCCTCAAAATTAGGGCTTAAACCCACCACTTACAATTACCTTCTCTTTATTACCTTGATCATCACAGTATTTGTTATTTCCTTTCAAACGGTAATGGATATCCCCTGGGTTTCACTGGTCTTCCCATCCTTAACGATCTTCGCCATAATGAGCAGGGATATAGGGTTGGTCTTTGGAGGGAAAAAGATAAACGGTGAAGAAATGACGTTGGCCTATCTCAGCCTACTCTTGGGGATAGTGACCTACCCGACCTACGCTTCGTCTTTGTTCCTCTTCCTGAGCTGGGTGTTCTCCCTGCACGGATCTGGGATCTTGAGGTCAAAGGGGAGGCTGTACCCTAGGGTGAGCCTAAGTATCGCGTGGACTTGGTTGCTTCTCTCCTCACTCTTCTCCTTGTTAAGTTATGACGCCTTTGTGCACTCCATAGCTGTAGGTTTCCTCTTTGACACTGTATTCGGCGTAGATGCTGTCCTCATGGACATGCTCATAGGAATCTCTGGTAAGAGGTTATCCATTAGACCTTCCTACTTACCCATAATATTGCTCAATATAGGGCTCTCCATGAGGATAGCCTACGATCTGGGGATCTCGTCTTCGCTCTTCATTGCCTCAGCTCCCCTTCAAGGTATTGGTATACTCTCCTTTTACCTAAACGTCTTCAGGCAAGTTCTACCTCAACTAAAAAGTTCCGTTTAG
- a CDS encoding aminobenzoate oxygenase, giving the protein MSLDFEKEPEFPEFNVYPPRWSFDNERAWQLYRRAKREQWDEQDIDWEKVKEIASGLDRKQRLAIAYWWTLLSTFDNATPVFAYALVKSHELHLDTAVKGVITTITYDENRHNVMCGLAINNVFPGYPFDFKPQDELERKVKLSTLWAWYNGSRYWKAYLEAYHKYTMDVLFTSFMMGEAAATTVFSTMSKGSKIDQFSKLFKNTAVDETRHYAFTHLIMTSNASKMDEERKKLVSKQVRAGFVFLSMITYRPPKDFWKLPPWFNEVTEKMEDLARSGGFYIPEIKEKEEAWRTAIMRVGATLSRYGVPMPAIPELGITGEEVKDLKEEDFIPVF; this is encoded by the coding sequence TTGTCTCTAGACTTCGAAAAGGAGCCCGAGTTTCCTGAATTCAACGTCTATCCTCCTAGATGGAGTTTTGACAACGAGAGGGCGTGGCAACTGTACAGGAGAGCCAAGAGGGAGCAGTGGGACGAACAGGACATTGATTGGGAAAAGGTAAAGGAGATCGCGTCAGGTTTGGATAGGAAGCAGAGGCTCGCTATCGCCTACTGGTGGACCCTTCTATCAACCTTTGACAACGCTACCCCTGTCTTCGCCTACGCCTTAGTTAAGTCCCACGAGCTACACCTAGATACAGCAGTGAAGGGAGTAATAACTACCATAACTTACGACGAGAACAGGCACAACGTGATGTGCGGACTGGCTATCAATAACGTCTTCCCTGGATATCCTTTCGATTTCAAGCCCCAGGACGAGCTGGAGAGAAAAGTAAAACTCTCCACCCTATGGGCGTGGTATAATGGTTCGAGGTACTGGAAGGCATACCTTGAAGCTTATCATAAATACACTATGGACGTATTGTTCACCTCATTCATGATGGGTGAAGCTGCCGCTACCACGGTATTTTCTACCATGTCCAAGGGGTCAAAAATAGACCAGTTCTCAAAGCTTTTCAAGAACACCGCGGTGGATGAGACCAGGCACTACGCTTTCACTCACTTGATAATGACCAGCAACGCGTCCAAAATGGACGAAGAAAGGAAGAAACTAGTATCTAAACAGGTGAGGGCTGGCTTCGTGTTCCTTTCAATGATTACCTACAGACCGCCAAAGGACTTCTGGAAGTTACCTCCGTGGTTCAATGAGGTCACAGAAAAGATGGAGGACTTAGCTAGATCTGGAGGGTTCTACATCCCAGAGATCAAGGAAAAGGAGGAAGCGTGGAGGACTGCCATAATGAGGGTAGGTGCAACTCTCTCCAGGTACGGAGTCCCAATGCCTGCCATCCCAGAGCTAGGCATAACCGGTGAGGAAGTGAAGGACCTAAAGGAAGAAGATTTCATTCCGGTTTTTTAA
- a CDS encoding PIG-L deacetylase family protein, whose protein sequence is MRVLVVTPHPDDETFCCGGSILNHLRRGDEVYVDVVTDGRYGSPDQQLRGSEELVRIRTREIECALSVLGVDKANVRYLGFEDGRVKSRRREAQEALRWRIKELSPEIVYSPVPFDMHDDHATLGKITLGLFPRARFYIIWVPTSLDPRRRGLVYLRKWSKVIVDIEGYRETKLRAMKCYSSQLGGLSGDMMRRFTGKTETFYQLVRS, encoded by the coding sequence TTGAGAGTTCTAGTTGTTACCCCTCACCCAGATGATGAGACGTTCTGCTGTGGCGGAAGCATCTTGAACCACTTGAGAAGAGGTGACGAAGTTTACGTGGATGTAGTGACCGATGGAAGATATGGGTCTCCGGATCAGCAGCTGAGAGGTTCCGAAGAGTTGGTGAGGATTAGGACAAGGGAGATCGAGTGTGCCCTCAGTGTCCTGGGAGTTGATAAGGCAAATGTTAGGTACTTAGGATTTGAGGACGGAAGGGTAAAGTCGAGGAGGAGGGAAGCACAGGAGGCACTCAGATGGAGGATTAAGGAGCTATCCCCAGAAATAGTGTACTCACCGGTTCCCTTTGATATGCACGACGATCATGCAACTCTTGGCAAAATAACTCTTGGACTGTTCCCACGAGCTAGGTTCTACATCATCTGGGTTCCAACGTCTTTAGACCCACGGAGGAGAGGTCTAGTCTACTTGAGAAAGTGGAGCAAAGTGATAGTTGACATTGAGGGCTATAGGGAGACTAAACTCAGGGCAATGAAGTGCTACTCCTCCCAATTGGGAGGTCTGTCTGGAGACATGATGAGGCGATTTACTGGGAAAACTGAGACGTTTTACCAGCTCGTACGGTCTTAG
- a CDS encoding type 1 glutamine amidotransferase, translated as MLVVLNHPEEGPGTLKEMLTSLGFDVKEKHGRELTGKEDPDDLVVMGGPMGVYEAEKYPFLIKEVNLIRRALSEGRLVLGICLGSQLLSFALGGDVRKGSFGTELGVGKVKLLDEFKERIGDEVEVFHFHGDTFTIPMGASLLAYSDKYFQAFYAGKALGLQFHVEVDGRMIKRWAETYGLDTKLVEEVKEREEEFRSTASIILKTWLERSGR; from the coding sequence ATGTTGGTGGTTCTCAACCATCCGGAGGAAGGGCCTGGGACCTTAAAGGAGATGTTAACAAGTCTAGGTTTTGATGTGAAGGAGAAGCACGGAAGGGAATTAACCGGAAAGGAGGATCCTGACGATTTAGTCGTGATGGGGGGACCCATGGGGGTATACGAAGCAGAAAAGTACCCATTCTTGATCAAGGAGGTGAATTTGATAAGAAGGGCGTTAAGCGAGGGCAGACTCGTACTAGGGATATGTTTGGGCTCTCAACTTCTCTCCTTCGCCTTGGGAGGTGATGTAAGGAAGGGAAGTTTCGGAACCGAACTGGGAGTTGGTAAGGTTAAGTTACTCGATGAGTTTAAGGAAAGGATTGGTGATGAAGTGGAGGTTTTTCACTTTCACGGGGACACGTTTACGATACCCATGGGAGCTTCTCTGCTGGCGTATTCAGACAAATATTTTCAAGCTTTTTACGCAGGGAAGGCCTTAGGTTTACAGTTTCATGTTGAAGTTGATGGTAGAATGATCAAGAGGTGGGCTGAGACCTACGGTTTAGACACAAAGCTGGTAGAGGAGGTCAAGGAGAGGGAAGAGGAGTTTAGGTCAACGGCGTCCATTATTTTAAAGACCTGGTTGGAACGGTCAGGTAGGTGA
- a CDS encoding helix-turn-helix domain-containing protein, whose product MRGPIEVDLYVRRGDCRVMGILGDKHTVIEKVDPQTDFTNHIIKVDLLDRETKRLLTIGGVRIVELKGGKQIWAKAPSCSSCKFLSKTEVMILNAKPLSQNEIVYKLLVPSVGYLKTVITELNSLGLKPRVLKTDKPREDDLELTDRQLQILLLTYKKGYYDVERKASLTEIAKELGISPSSAEELLRRALKKVVGKYLNGTF is encoded by the coding sequence ATGAGAGGACCCATAGAGGTTGACCTTTACGTGCGGAGGGGAGACTGCAGAGTGATGGGAATCCTGGGTGATAAACATACTGTCATAGAGAAAGTTGACCCCCAAACGGACTTCACCAATCACATAATAAAGGTAGACCTCCTCGATAGGGAGACCAAGAGACTCCTCACAATTGGAGGAGTCAGGATCGTTGAGCTTAAAGGTGGGAAGCAGATATGGGCTAAGGCGCCCTCCTGTTCCTCATGTAAGTTTCTCTCCAAGACTGAGGTGATGATCCTTAACGCCAAACCCTTAAGTCAGAACGAGATCGTTTATAAGTTACTTGTCCCCTCTGTAGGCTATCTTAAGACTGTCATCACTGAACTGAACTCCCTGGGATTGAAGCCGAGGGTTTTAAAGACCGACAAGCCTAGGGAGGACGATCTGGAGTTAACAGATAGGCAATTGCAGATACTTCTTCTCACTTACAAGAAAGGTTATTACGACGTTGAGAGGAAGGCGAGCTTAACTGAAATAGCCAAGGAGCTCGGTATCTCACCCTCCTCAGCAGAGGAACTTCTGAGAAGGGCTTTGAAGAAGGTAGTTGGCAAGTACCTAAACGGAACTTTTTAG
- a CDS encoding cyclase family protein, which translates to MKIKKIFDLSVTLSPYMPVWPTNPLVDIKPTGILSRDGYNVEFVSFATHTGTHVDAPYHFDERGATVDKLDLNVLISPGYSISPKVSQGEIGERSLREIWRPEYDNKAILLRTGWDKKRAYTKEFLYEFPGLSMDGAEFLISRGVKLIGIDTLGIEPYSHSDFSVHKRLLKQGVVVVEDLANLDQLQEGKEYLVVALPIKILNASGSMARVVALELE; encoded by the coding sequence ATGAAAATAAAGAAAATTTTCGATTTAAGCGTGACTCTATCTCCCTATATGCCAGTTTGGCCTACCAACCCACTGGTTGACATAAAGCCTACTGGAATACTAAGCAGGGACGGTTACAACGTGGAGTTCGTTTCCTTTGCGACCCACACTGGAACCCACGTTGACGCCCCGTATCACTTTGACGAGAGGGGGGCCACTGTGGACAAGCTTGACCTCAACGTTCTCATCAGTCCTGGATACAGTATCTCACCTAAGGTATCGCAAGGGGAGATAGGGGAGCGGTCCTTGAGGGAAATATGGAGGCCTGAGTACGATAATAAGGCGATCCTCTTGAGGACAGGTTGGGACAAGAAGAGGGCATACACCAAGGAGTTCCTCTACGAGTTCCCAGGGCTCTCAATGGACGGAGCTGAGTTCCTAATAAGCAGGGGGGTCAAGCTCATAGGTATTGATACTTTGGGTATCGAACCCTACTCTCACTCAGACTTCTCAGTCCACAAGAGGCTCCTGAAGCAAGGGGTGGTAGTAGTGGAGGACCTTGCTAACCTAGACCAGTTACAAGAGGGTAAGGAGTACCTTGTCGTGGCTCTACCCATAAAGATCCTTAACGCCAGCGGTTCCATGGCCAGAGTGGTAGCCCTGGAACTTGAATGA
- a CDS encoding mandelate racemase/muconate lactonizing enzyme family protein, which yields MKIQEITPIVLSSKEKGAATWASTMIVVKVETTDGMVGYGEAVPTLRVSQVFSALKQVSKGFMGQEVERVERNYHRWYTQDFYLSRSFESATSLSAIDIALWDLLGKELGAPLNKLLGGKFRDEVPVYANGWYKDCVTPQDFSVRAKEVVGKGYKGLKFDPFGAYFDWIDERGLKQAEERVKAVRESVGDEVEIMIEHHGRFNANSAISIAKRLEKYNPLFMEEPVHHEDIEGYRKYRSHTQVRVAMGERLIGLKETLFYLREGLVDILQPDITNVGGVTVGRKVASMAEAFDVEIAFHNAFGSIQNAVSIQLASVIPNLVILENFYDWFPKWKRDLVRNGTPVENGRVKVPDRPGIGVEVDEELLEELRADPVPLEVSDEPVWVVGGTWRGY from the coding sequence ATGAAAATCCAAGAAATCACCCCAATAGTACTCTCCTCTAAGGAGAAAGGAGCTGCCACTTGGGCTTCCACAATGATAGTGGTGAAGGTAGAGACCACTGACGGAATGGTGGGCTATGGAGAGGCTGTCCCTACCCTGAGGGTAAGTCAAGTGTTCAGTGCCCTCAAGCAGGTGAGCAAAGGCTTCATGGGCCAGGAAGTGGAGAGGGTCGAGAGAAACTACCACAGGTGGTACACTCAGGACTTTTACCTGTCCAGGTCGTTCGAGTCAGCGACATCCTTGAGCGCCATTGATATAGCCCTTTGGGACCTATTGGGAAAGGAGCTAGGTGCGCCTTTGAACAAGCTCCTTGGAGGAAAGTTCAGGGACGAAGTCCCAGTCTACGCCAACGGTTGGTATAAGGACTGCGTCACACCCCAGGACTTTTCCGTGAGGGCTAAGGAAGTCGTAGGAAAGGGGTACAAAGGGTTGAAGTTTGACCCCTTCGGCGCATACTTTGACTGGATAGACGAGAGGGGACTTAAGCAGGCAGAGGAGAGGGTCAAAGCAGTGAGGGAATCGGTGGGAGACGAGGTTGAGATCATGATTGAACACCACGGGAGGTTCAACGCTAACTCGGCCATCTCCATAGCCAAAAGGCTCGAGAAATATAACCCGCTCTTCATGGAAGAACCTGTCCACCACGAGGACATAGAGGGCTACAGGAAATACAGGTCACACACCCAAGTTAGGGTAGCAATGGGGGAAAGGCTGATCGGTCTCAAGGAGACCCTCTTCTACCTGAGGGAAGGTTTGGTCGACATCCTCCAGCCCGACATAACCAACGTTGGCGGTGTCACAGTGGGTAGGAAAGTGGCGAGCATGGCTGAAGCCTTCGATGTGGAAATAGCCTTTCACAATGCGTTTGGATCAATACAGAATGCCGTCTCCATCCAGTTGGCATCAGTTATACCGAACCTAGTTATCTTGGAGAACTTCTACGACTGGTTTCCTAAGTGGAAGAGGGACTTGGTCAGGAATGGGACTCCCGTGGAGAACGGAAGGGTGAAGGTCCCCGATAGACCGGGTATAGGTGTAGAGGTAGATGAGGAGCTCTTGGAGGAGCTAAGGGCAGATCCTGTCCCCCTGGAAGTCTCAGATGAACCAGTGTGGGTGGTTGGAGGTACCTGGAGAGGTTATTGA